One stretch of Streptomyces sp. R21 DNA includes these proteins:
- a CDS encoding CBS domain-containing protein, whose product MTTAGDIMHRGAQWIPAHETLDRAAQLMRELNVGALPISDENERLCGILTDRDIVVGCVAMGHDPARITAGEMAQGTPRWIESDADVDEVLMEMKGHQIRRLPVIENKRLVGMISEADLAQHLTDDQLAAWVESVYAKGATR is encoded by the coding sequence ATGACCACCGCCGGAGACATCATGCACCGCGGCGCCCAGTGGATCCCCGCCCACGAGACCCTGGACCGCGCAGCGCAGCTGATGCGCGAGCTGAACGTGGGCGCCCTGCCCATCAGCGACGAGAACGAACGGCTCTGCGGCATTCTCACGGACCGCGACATCGTCGTCGGCTGTGTGGCCATGGGTCACGACCCGGCGCGTATCACCGCCGGCGAGATGGCTCAGGGCACGCCGCGCTGGATCGAGTCGGACGCCGATGTCGACGAGGTGCTCATGGAGATGAAGGGGCACCAGATCCGCCGGCTTCCGGTGATCGAGAACAAGCGCCTCGTCGGCATGATCAGCGAAGCCGACCTGGCCCAGCACCTGACGGACGACCAGCTCGCCGCCTGGGTCGAGAGTGTCTACGCGAAGGGCGCGACACGCTAG
- a CDS encoding PPOX class F420-dependent oxidoreductase: MTISFDESVRSLLDAKNFASVATLGPTGAPQNSVVWIKREGDTVLFSSTAGRQKVRNLLRDPRISVSVFDLANPYTSVEIRGTAEILPDDAKRLPHELSHKYLGIDPPGEKDDEVRVIIRIVPQKIVGFAA, encoded by the coding sequence ATGACGATCTCCTTCGATGAATCGGTCCGTTCCCTCCTCGATGCCAAGAACTTCGCCAGTGTCGCCACCCTCGGCCCCACCGGCGCTCCCCAGAACTCGGTGGTCTGGATCAAACGTGAGGGCGACACCGTCCTCTTCTCCTCGACCGCCGGCCGTCAGAAGGTGCGCAACCTTCTACGCGACCCCCGCATCAGCGTCTCCGTCTTCGACCTCGCAAACCCCTACACCTCGGTGGAGATCCGCGGCACCGCCGAGATCCTCCCCGACGACGCCAAGCGCCTCCCGCACGAGCTCTCGCACAAGTACCTCGGCATCGACCCTCCGGGCGAGAAGGACGACGAGGTCCGCGTGATCATCCGCATCGTCCCGCAGAAGATCGTCGGTTTCGCTGCCTGA
- a CDS encoding uridine kinase codes for MGSVRLEAITWERLGDHLADRLLDLKPDDGGPWPRVAFDGAPAAHPGDLAQRVSEALRIRGRSSLVVGAEGFLRPASLRFEYGHRDVEAYYDGWLDSGALWREVFGPLEPGGDGRVLPDLWDPATDRATRSPYVQLPPGSILLMHGPLLLRHWFPFDLSVHVLLSPAALRRRTPEAEHWTLPAFERYESETDPAATADVLVRADDPRHPAWNG; via the coding sequence ATGGGCTCTGTGCGACTCGAAGCGATCACCTGGGAACGGCTCGGCGACCATCTCGCCGACCGGCTGCTCGACCTGAAGCCGGATGACGGGGGCCCCTGGCCGCGCGTCGCCTTCGACGGGGCCCCAGCCGCCCACCCCGGCGATCTCGCCCAACGTGTGTCCGAGGCCCTGCGTATACGCGGCCGGTCCTCCCTCGTCGTCGGCGCGGAGGGCTTCCTGCGCCCCGCGTCTCTCCGGTTCGAGTACGGCCACCGGGACGTGGAGGCGTACTACGACGGCTGGCTCGACAGCGGAGCCCTCTGGCGCGAGGTCTTCGGCCCCCTCGAACCCGGCGGCGACGGCCGCGTCCTGCCCGACCTGTGGGACCCGGCCACCGACCGCGCCACCCGCAGCCCCTACGTCCAACTCCCGCCCGGCAGCATCCTGTTGATGCACGGCCCGCTCCTCCTGCGCCACTGGTTCCCCTTCGACCTGAGCGTCCACGTCCTCCTCTCCCCGGCCGCCCTGCGCCGCCGCACCCCCGAGGCCGAGCACTGGACCCTCCCCGCCTTCGAGCGCTACGAGAGCGAGACGGACCCGGCCGCCACGGCCGACGTCCTGGTGCGCGCCGATGACCCACGCCACCCCGCGTGGAACGGCTGA
- a CDS encoding winged helix-turn-helix transcriptional regulator codes for MFDPVCPSSAMPFRVGDKWTGMVIRCLEGGPRRFTELRVPLRSVTPKVLSETLRAMERDGLVTRTAYDENPPRVEYALTSLGRTLIPLLDAARTWSAAHLPRLLAARDAHENAS; via the coding sequence ATGTTCGACCCCGTCTGCCCCTCCTCTGCGATGCCCTTCCGGGTCGGCGACAAGTGGACCGGCATGGTGATCCGGTGTCTGGAGGGCGGCCCGCGCCGCTTCACCGAACTGCGCGTCCCGCTGCGCTCCGTCACCCCCAAGGTGCTGAGCGAGACGCTCCGTGCCATGGAACGCGACGGTCTGGTCACCCGTACCGCGTACGACGAGAACCCGCCCCGTGTCGAATACGCCCTCACCTCCCTCGGCCGCACACTGATCCCGCTCCTCGACGCGGCCCGCACCTGGAGTGCCGCGCACCTCCCGCGGCTCCTCGCCGCCCGGGACGCCCACGAGAACGCGTCCTGA